A stretch of DNA from Spirosoma endbachense:
CCAAGCTCCAGGCAGCCTGGCATAATTCAAAGGAATGATTTTGCAATTTTAAGAAGTAGAGTTTACCTCAATCTTGACTTTTGATCAAATAACCAGGACAATTGTGCAATTTTTACCTCCTTATATCCAGTTTTGAATGATTGTGCGGATACAAATACATATAGCTGGTATTATGGTAATGCAACAAAAAATCTACTTTCGGTTACATTTTTTGACTCTTATTTTGTTGATTGTTAGTTTGTTACTCTCAATCGTCAGCACAAGTGAGGCTCAAAACTTTTATTTTAATGCGCTCACATCTGAACATGGTTTGTCGCACAATAGTGTTTTTAGCATCAAGCAGGACCACAAGGGCTTCATCTGGTTCGGAACGCGGGCAGGAATTAGTCGATACGATAGCCAGCGTCTTAAAAATTACCCGCTAAATGATACTGACCCCAGTGCTGAAGGGGCCAGAGTCAACTGCCTTTATACCGTTGGGCACGAACTCTGGGTAGGAACTGCTACTGGCCTGTTTCGGTACCTTTTCGATAAGGATGAATTTGTTCCGGTATCGCTGGGGAAAAAATCAGTCAACGTATTGGGTATCCAACGGGTATCGACAGGCGACTTATGGATTGGCAGTCAGGATGGGATCTATATTTTATCCGAGCGTGGATTAGTACGTCAAATTCTGCCAGGGCAGCTCGTTCACGATATTTGTGAGTTTCGAAAAGGTTCTTTTCTGATTTTGCATAACAATACGCCATGCATCATCAATTCAACCGGCGAAACCATAATTACACTTCCCATTGATGGGGATAATCATCGAAAATCACATACGCTGCGCAACCATAAGCTTTTCAAAGATCGCCGGGGAGCTATCTGGCTGAGTACGGAAAACGATCTGCTGCAATTAGATGAAAATGCCATGATCTTCAGGTCGTTAGAGTGGTTTTCGCGGCTTGTACGTGGGCGAGTACGGATAATTCGTACCGTTGTCGAAGATTTGGCCGGAAACGTCTGGATTGGCAGTGAAGCGGGGATAATTATGGTTGACAGCCAACGCCAAACGGCACGTAGCTACGATAAATCGTTTACGGCCTCTCCCTATGGCCTGACTGACCGGGCAGTTTATTCAAGCTTCGTGAGTCGGGATGGAATCGTTTGGCTGGGAACGTATTTTGGTGGGGTCAACTACACGAAACCCATCGGCATTTCATTCGAGCATCTTTTTCCAGCCACCGACGGGCAAACCATTGCGGGAAAGGCCATTAGCCAGCTTGCCATTGATGGGCAGGATCGTCTTTGGGTTGGCACTGAAGATGGAGGCATTAGTATTCAAGACCGGGTTACTGGTCGATATACGTATCATAACCGGGCGAATGGTCTGAGTGATAATAACATACACGCTATTTTGATCGATAAGTCGGGAGTGGCCTGGGTTGGTACGTTTCTGGGTGGGCTAAACCGTATCGATCCTGTAACGGGGAAAAAGAAAGTATTTCTACATAATCCGGATGACCCGACCTCGCTGGCAAGCAATTACGTTAATGCACTTCATCGCGACCGAACCGGTCAACTTTGGGTGGGTACCACTCGGGGCCTGAATATTCTGGATGAGAAAACGGGCACCTTTCGACTCTTCAAACCTCAGGAGTTGGGAACCCGCTTTGTTGTTGATTTGCTAGGCGATACATCGGGACGAATTTGGATTGCTACATCGTTCTCAGGTGTGTACCAGTACGACCCTAAACTCGATCAATTAACTCATTATGACGTCAGTAACACGCCTGTTTTGCAGAGCAATCAAATTATGAGTGTTTATCAAGATTCAGACCATAATATCTGGTTCGGCAGCCTGAATGGGGGGGCGTGTCAGTGGAGTTATAGGCAAAAAAAATTTATCAACCATCCAGTACAAGCTTACCTGTCTACTCAGACGGTGTATGAAACACTGGAAGATAACAATGGCACGTACTGGTTTTCGACCAATAGCGGGTTGCTTTCATTTAATCCAAAAAAGAACACACATCGGGTATTCGACGGGAGTAATGGGCTTGAGGCTACCCAGTTCAATTTTAAATCGGCCCTGAAAGACCGTCAGGGCAATCTGTATTTTGGGAGCGTAGACGGACTTTGCTATTTCAATCCAGACAGCATTGCGAAACGGGTTTTTGATCCGCCCGTTTATTTTACCGACCTCAAGCTCTTTAATAAGGAAGTCAGGGCCGACGGCGAATTGATGCTAACAAAGCGTCTTGATGAAACAAAGGAACTGGTTTTTAATTACGAGCAGAATGTCATTACGTTCGATTTTGTAGCCATCAATTATTTTTCGAAGCAGACCAATTATTATACGTATTACCTCGAAGGATTCGAAGAAACCTGGGGTCCGAAAACCACCGTTAACTCGCAAACATACACGAATCTATCACCCGGAACTTACACGTTTCACGTTCGGTCGTATCAATCAAATGGCGATTTGTCACCAACGGAGCGTACGCTTCAGCTAGTTGTGAAACCACCTTTCTGGCGAACGACCTTCGCCTATCTCTTTTATGGATTGCTCGGCATTGGTTTGCTGGTTCTCTATCGGCGGGTCATTACGTATCTGAACCGCCAGAAAATGGCCGTGCAGATGGAACGGGTAGAGCGCGAAAAAAGCAGAGAGCTGAACCAGCAGAAACTGAATTTCTTTACATTCCTCTCCAATGAATTCAAAACACCGATTACCCTGATTATCGCGGAGATTGACGAATTGATTCAAAACAACCAGGCCTGGCGCGCCGATTCTGCAACGAATTATAGTATCATCAAGAACAACGCCCGGCGGTTGCAGGCACTGATTGATCAGATTACCGAACTTCGTAAAACAGGCCACGAAATTCAAAAAATCCACCTTGTTGATGCCGATATCATTGCCTTCATCAAAGAAACGTTGAAGGGATTCGACCCCCTGCTCCGGGCCAGGCAAATTTACAAGCGACTTACCTTTTCTCCCCCGTATCTGATGGCGTCGTTTGATGCCGGAAAGCTGGAAATGATTATTGGTAATGTATATTTTTACCTGATTGACCAACTGGCCGAAGGAGATGAGCTGAATTTTGATGTTGAGATTGTTAAGACTTCGGATCAGGCAACGGCGGAATTGCAACTCACCTTCACATTCAATGGCCAGCCAGGGCTGTTGAAAAGTCTTGAAACCAGTTATCAGTATGCTGGAAATTCAGAAGAGATTTTTGCGCAGAATAATTCACTCAGCATCGGTATATTGTTAACATTCAGTCTGTTGAAAATGCTTTCGGGGCGCGTAATTTTTTCCGATATGGATGACTGGGGGCGAATTTCGCTCCAAATCCCCATCCGAAAAACGCCTGTCAGCAAGGCAACTGCGAACTCCAAAATTGAACACTCGATAAGTAGGCATATTGTCGATTCGCCGGAAGTAAATCTGGGGCGGGATGGGGACTTATTTAGTTTCCCGGTTGAGGATTCGTTACTGAATGATAAACCCAATCTGCTAATTATTGAACGCTCTAAAGAACTGGCTCAGTTTCTGAAACGCCATTACGGAGAAACGTACCGCATTAGCGTGGCGACTACGTTTAACGAAGCGCTCAAGAAGGCCGAAAGCAGGCTGCCTGAAATTATTCTCTGTGACAGCAATATGCTCGATAAAGAGTTTAAAAGCATCTGCCTGGTTCTAAAGAGCAATCCACAAACGCAACATATACCGATTATTCTACTACTGGAAAACGAGGAAGATAAAACGATTATTGAAGGCCTAAATAGTGGTGCCGAAGGATACATAAGCAAACCTTTCAGCCTGAAAGAGATGGATTTGATGATTACCAATCAACTGAAAACGGTATCCTTATTAAAAACTAAGCTAACAGGCAGTCTGGCGGGTTCTCTATTAAGCTCCCTGCCTCGACACAATAAAGATCAGGAGTTTGTGCTGCGGTTCGCTTCACTGATTAATCAGCAGTATAAAAATAAAGATGTAACGGCCGACGTACTGGCCCAGCAGATGAAATGCAGCCGGTCGCAACTGCATATGAAACTGAAAACACTAACGGGTCTGAGTACGAAGGAATACCTGAACGATTATCGCCTGATGTTAGCTCGTGAGTTGCTCGAAAGTGGCACAAGCGTGACCGAAGCGGCTTTTGAAGTGGGTTTCAGTGATCCAAATTATTTTGGTCGGGCCTTCAAAAATAAGTTCGGAATTACGCCAAGTAAAATTTACTAAGTTCAGGGAATTTGACAACCTATATCAGGCTAAGGAGCAACATCTTGTCCTTAACTCTATCGGGACGTTTAAATGAACCAGAGTAATCAACATAAGCAGATAGCTTACAAAAGTTCATTTTAAAACTTGTATGCTATCCCTAATCTCTTTTGCAGTAATCATACCGCCATCTTCATTCAGACCGAAGTGATTTGACTGGGTTCATCAGCGCTGTAGCCACGGTTCGACTACCGATCGATACCAAAACCAGTAACAGTACCAACAAAGCTGGCCAGGCAAAAAGCCACCCGCTTAATTCAATACGGGCCGCGTAGTTGGCCAGCCAGTTTTTGACTAATAAATAGGTGATGGGAAGGCCAATCAGGATCGAAAGCAGAACGGTTCGGATAAAATCGGTCGAAAGTAAAAGCATCAGGTTCATTGTGCTGGCCCCAATCACTTTACGAATCCCGATTTCCTTCGTTCGTTTGGAAACCGTAAACGTGGCCAGACCGAACAGGCCCAGGCAGGAGATCAGAATGGCCAGGCCAGTTAAGGCCCCGAATACTTGCTGAAAGCGATCGTCGGCTTTGTACTGTTTGTCATACTCACTATCCATGAAGAAATAGCTAAATGGTGTATGGGGGAAATTAGCCTCGTAAACCTGTTTCAACGTAGCGAGTTGCTCCTTAGCATTACCCCCGGCAAACTTCACACTGGCGAACGAATCGAACGAAGGGGAGTACATGTGAATAATAGGTATGTGGGCAGCCTTTGGTGATTCGTAATGGTAATTTCTGACAACACCTCGAATCGTTGCCTGATGACCCCAGAGGTCTACCCGTTTACCAATAGCCTGCTCGGGCGTAGGAATTCCCCAGAGCCGGATGGTTTCTTCGTTGACAATGAGCTGTCGATTCGTCGTATCTGAAAAACCCGGCCGGGTCGTGGCATCGAAGTTTTTGCCCGCCAGCAGCCGGATACCCATCAGCTCGAAGAACGATGTATCGATCTTTGCCATGTAATAATTGTAATTCGTTTTCTTGACGGCATCCGACAAATTGATGCCCGTCGTTGTATTCATCAAGGAAGACTCCAGGCCCGGTACGGCTCCCGAAACGGACACCGATTTTACCTGCGATTGAGCCAATAGCATTTGTCGAAACGCACCGTACTCCTGGCGGGCGTTATTGCTTGCTGGCGCTTTCACAACCAGCGTATGATCGATGGTTAGGCCTAAGTTCTGTTCGCGCAGAAAAGACACCTGTTGGTAAACGGCAAACGTCTGCACCAACAAGATAAGGGTAATTGTAAATTGAAAAACGACTAACGACTTCCGAAGCAAGGTGCCTTTGGTTGAGCGCGAGAAATTACCCTTGAGTACCTTGACCGGATCGTATGAAGACAAGACGAAGGCTGGATAAAATCCCGACAGGATAACACTCAGTAGCAGAAACGCACCGGCACTTTCCCAGAAAAACACATCGCCCATAACGCTAAAGCCTTCGGGTAGCCCCGCCACCTGAACAAACACCGACTGAAAGCCCGCCACTAACCCCACGGCCAGACCTGAGGCAATGATGTTGATCAGGATCGTTTCGATAAAGATCTGCATTCTTATCTGGCTCTGCGTGGAACCAACGACCTTTCTTAGTCCCATTTCCCGCGCCCGGTCGAGGGCTTTGGCGGTGGTCAAATTCACATAGTTGACTAAGGCGCTTAGCAGTACTAGAAAAGCTACGCCTAGCAGAACATATACAGACCGTGCTTCACCGTTTGGTTCGTTTTCGTAGGTTTTATGGGAATACAGATGGATTTCGCTGATTTTCTGACCGATCACCCGCTCGCTGGTTATCTTCTTTTCGGTGAGCAATCGGTCGCTAAAAGCAGCCAGCGATTTGGTAAACCGGTCGTAGCTGGTGTTTTCGGCAAGTTGCAGATAGGTGAATACATTATTGCTGCTCCAGTCATCTTCTTGTTGGCCAAAGTCGGAGCGCAGCGTCGGGTAGGAGAAGAGCATGTCAAATTTCAGGTGTGTATTGGCCGGGCTGTCCGCCACCACGCCAACGATTTCTAACAGCATGTTACCTTCCGGTTTTGGTACTTTCATCGTTTTACCCAGCACATCTAGGGTATTGAAGTACGTTAATGCCATCGATTTTGTCAGAACAGCCTGTCGGGGTTTGGTAAAGAGGTCTTTGCGGCTTCCTCGCAGGAGTGGGTAGTTGAACAGGGAAAAAAAGGAGGAATCGACCGCCAGTACTTTCTCCACGGCCTGATACTCCTTGCCAATCTGAACCGTCATACTCGGTTTGATGATGGAATAGACGCGGGTGTAGTTAACGACTTGAGCCATTTCCTGATTGGCTCTAGGGCCAATCTGAGGATACGTCTCGGCATCCTGAGCGTCCACTGCGCCCCCATTCATATAGTCCATGGTGAGTCGCACAATCCGATTGGCCAACGGGTTTGTGTTTTCGTAACTTAACTCAAAACGTACGTACTGAATAATAAGTAATGCCACAGCCAAACCCGCAGCCAGCCCCACGACATTAATGAGGGTAAACGTGCTATCTTTTCTGAAAATACGTTGGGCGATTTTTAAATAGTTTAGGAGCATAGCAGTCAGTGCCTAAGGAGCAAATAATTGATGTGTCAATTACTGTACCAGTTACTAAAAGTTTGGTTTAGAGCTGGGATACGGTGATTTTGTGAAACGGGTTGTCCGTTTATGGACAGCTTTTGTCCAGGAATGAACAGGGGAAATTGTTCATGGGCTGAGTCGAATCAAGCGGGGTCAGCCTGACGTTTTTTTGAACGGTGACGGCGTGGGGAGAGGTCGAGTCATTTCAGTCCTAAATGGTTTAATTACGAGCATCCGTAAGTAGCCAGCCAACTGTTTTAAACAGATAATATATACAATCCCTACCATACAGGCCAGAAAACGGTCGCCCAATGGTTAGATAAAATAAGGCTAATCAGCTAAACAAATTTCATAAACAACGCTTTTTACAGTGATACTGAAAGAGTGAATTGACTGTTAATCTGATCACTTTCCAAATTTCCTACTCGTTATGAATAAATCATCTACTCTTCGTTTTCTTTTTGTCCTGTCTGCTACCTGGCTGACCGCCTGTGAAGATCACAGTCAGAGTCCGAATGCACCATTTCCGGAACGTATTAATTTTGTGGCTGACCGCCAATATCCAGAAGGTATTGCTTACTCTTCGCAATTGGCTAAATTTCTGGTCACATCCATACCGCTTGGTAAGGTAGGTACAGTCGATACCGATGGTCGTTATGAGGATTTGCTGACAGATCCTGGATTTATTGCTGCTATTGGGATGAAAGTAGCCGATGGCCGCGTGTTTGTCTGCAATAGTGATCAGGGTCGGTCAGTTAGAAGTACTCCCTCAACCACCCGCCAAACGGCTGAACTACTGGTCTTCAACCTAGCTACCCGGCAGCTTGAGCGTCGGACGGATCTTGATGCATTGCTACCCGCTGCCGACCCAAACTTTGCCAATGACGTAACAATTGCTCCCGATGGGACAGCCTATGTGACGGATTCGTTTTCCCCTGTAATTTACAAAGTTACCGGAGCTGGAGCAGCCAGTATTCTGGTAAGAGATGATGTTCGATTCGCCAGCCTGACCTTCGGCTTAAATGGGATTGCTTACCATCCGAATGGCTTCCTCATTGTCGCTAATACGGGACAGGGGAAACTGTTTAAAGTGGATTTACAAAACGGCAATGCGATCACTGAAGTGAGTGGAACAGGATCGTTGCCCGGTGATGGACTGACCTTTCTCAATAACGACTTATATGTTGTGACCGGTGGCAATCGGGTGGCCCAGCTGCGTAGTACGGATAATTGGCAATCGGCCACAATTCTAAAATACGACGCCAGTGGGTACACGGGTGCAACAACAAGCGTAGCCGTTAATGGTCAGCTTTATACACTCAATGCCCGTATTGGAGAAGTTGGTGATGCGCGGGACTTCAGCATTCAGCGGTTCCGCTAGGCAAGTGGGTTAAGAGCCGGGCAAGCTGACGGATTCTTGTAAATGCCATAGCACCATCAACTGCCCATTTCAGCTAGATGGCACTCTAGATTACACCCAGCCAAACCGCTCCAATAAGCGATCTTTGTGCTGCCTGGATACAGGAATGTTGGCCCCCGTAGTCAGCACCAGATAAGTACCTTCGCCTTTGACCAGACGTTTAATGTGATCCAGATTCACTATGTACTGCCGATGAACGCGCAGGAAATTCCGTGTTTCCAGCATCTCCTGAACATCGCCGAGGGTTTTGGAAATGAGGTATTTTTCGCCCGTTTCCAGCACGAAATTGGTGTAATTACTGTCGGATTCGGCGTAGAGGATCTGGCTTGTTTCTACAAACGTCAGTCCATTGGCATGGGGCAGTGCTATTTTTGTTGGCAGCGTTGCCGGGGATGTACTCACCGATTGAGTTGTTGGATACCACGATCGCAACAAGTCTAACTGAGCCGCTCCCACTACACCCGAAGCCGTGAGACTGGCCTGTTCAGCCCGGCGAACCGTGTTCACCAGATCAATCGTATCGACAGGCTTGAGCAAATAATCGAGGGCCGAAAACCGGAATGCCCGCACCGCATATTGATTGTAGGCTGTCACGAAAACAACCTGAAACGACACCTCACCGAGTTGTTCGAGCAATTGAAATCCGTTCAACATGGGCATCTCAATATCCAGAAAAACCAGCGAAGGGCGCAACGTTCGCAGGGCAATCAAGGCCGATGGACTATCGGTAAATTGCCCAATAATCTCCACCTGTGGACAGTGCCGAGCCAGTTGAAGCACCAGCAACTGCACATTATCGGGTTCGTCGTCAATGATGAGAGCCTTCATAATTAATGAGTGAATGAGTGAGTGTTTAATTGATTGAATAGCTGACGCATTAGCTAATCAATCAATTAAACACTCACTCATTCAAAATTAAATCGGTATATCCAGCACGACTTTCGTGCCGAGGGGTTCGTCGTCGGGGGCGACCAAATCAAAAATCTGGGTCTGTGTTTGGGTGTTGTAGAGTTCATTAATCATCCGTATACGGTCGGCCGTTACTTGCATGCCAAAGGATTTATGGTTGCCAGCCGACTTGCTTTTGAGTTCTCCCGCCCGCGCCCGACCAACGCCATCATCCGTAACTTCAACGTGCAAATAGGTATCGTTAGGTTGGGTGACCTCAACCGTTACGGTTCCCCCTTCCATCTTATGCATCAGCCCATGCCAGATGGCATTCTCGACGTAGGGCTGGAGTAACAAGGGCGGAATGGTAGCCTCCTGCTGGTCGATGTCGGGGTCAACCCGAATGTCCACCCGTACTTTATGTTTAAAGCGCATGGCTTCCAAATCGCTGTAGAGTTGGAGAGCTTCCAGTTCGTTTTGCAGCGGAATGCGGTCAGCGCGGGAGTTTTCGAGGACGAGCCGGATAAGCCGGGAGAACTTGGTCAGGTAATCGGAGGCTTTATCGGTATCGTTTTGAAGCGTGTATAACTTGATGGAATTGAGACAGTTGAAGATAAAATGAGGATTCATTTGGGCGCGCAGGGCCGTCATTTCAGTATCGGCCAGTTTATGCTCAAACTCAGTTTGAAGTTGCTGAATGCGTCGGTCTTCCAGCAGTTGATTCTTGGACTCGATTTCCTGCGTTCGTATGGTGAGCTGCTCTTCGAGTTGCTGGGTGTACCGTCCTTGCATCTGGTTTTTCTCGACTTCAACTAACCGATTTCGATAAGCCAGGGCCAGCAAAAAGAAGAAACTCTCAAACAATATGCCCAGGCTGAAGAAAAACGGAAGGAACCTGGCAAACACCTGAATAAAAGAGTTGCCCGTCATAATTCGAACATCTAAAAATAAAACGAAATAAGAGATCAGCCATAGGCAGATAATTCCAACGAGCAGATAGCCTCGAAATGGGCTCTTACTGCGCAATAAGGCAATAAAGACCACGATACCGGCCACTAAAAATGGTAACTCCTGCCCGAGATAGTACCAATTAGCTCTAAAAATCAACCCATTACCATATTCGTAGATAGCCTGGGCTTCCTGAATGGCAAACACAACCAGCAAAGCACGTAGAAACGCCCAGGTTTTAGAGGAATGGATCGGTAAATCAATAAAGCGGGCAATAAACAAGATATAAAAGAACGAGATGATAAAGGAAAAAGGTTGATTTGTTGATCGCATCTGTAACGGCAGGCCTAACCCTAACGCAAAATTCATATTCCACACCACGGAGAAGGAAGCGGCAAAACAGAAGATTGTATAGTATAGAAAGACCAGATCCCGATTGAAATAATACTGCGTGACCGCAAACAGACTCATAATAAACAAACCAGCAGCTATCATTGCCATAGACAAAAACAACCATCTCATCAGGTATGAACGGTCGGCAATTATCAATTTCAGGCTTAAGGGGGTATGCAGCATGGGCAGTATGGGCGATACAACACGTACTAAATCCGTGATCTTCACAAAAAACGTGGTGGTCTGCAACGGGCCAACCTGCAAGTGAATAGGCTCCCATTGCCCGATATTATAGGGTAAAAAATAGATACCCGTTTGCTCCACATGCACGCCCCGATCCGTGTATAAGTCAATCTGCCCATGCCCGCCTATATCCAGCAGGGTTTCGGCCGATTGGGTTGGGCTAGTGTTTTGAACCCGGAATGCCAGCCAGGTAACAATGGTCGACACCTTTGATTGTGGAGGATTTCGGAATGTCTGCTGCTTTTGGGCAAAGGGAAGGAACCTCTGCCGATGAATGACGGGGAACGGCTCAGGCAAACCTGATAGGTCATCATAAAACAAGGTATGGCTGGCCATATCCTGCGACTTCGTCCAGTTGGGTGTACCATTCAGCTGGAATGGCGGGAGCATACCCACGGAGACAGCCTGATTCGTAGTGACAGCCCTGGCTGGCCCAACGTGTTGTGCTTCTACCAGTAGCGGCAACCCCAATAAAAGCAACAGCCAGTAGTTCATGGATAATGAGGTTTTCTGTAAAGCAAGCTACTGATTTTCAGATCACACTTGCTAGTTCAAGTTAGCCAATGCTCACTTTTCTTGTGTAAGCGACTTTCTTATTGAGGGAGCCTTGGGTATATACCGTTTCCTCGTTAGCTCACCATTCTGGTTACTCACTCAAAATCTGCGTCCTTCCCTCAATAGCCTTTGCTATGCCTTGCGCGTCGGCCTATGTTTGATGCCGAACCTAAACGGATAGCGTTCACGTCTGGCATCAATAATCCCCCAACCCTAATCTCATAAACCAGTGAAGATCAATCTTCTTCCTGCCCTGTGTTTGTCAATGGCTGAGATTGTAGCGCATGGTATGGCAACATGAAAAAAATGATGGATGACAACATGAAAAGCCTGCCCCCTTAAACCAGCCGATCCGCTCCCAAGTGGCGGGAAAGTTTTCCATCAAAACGTTTAAATTGACTAACTAATGAAAACGAAACTATTAATAACTTTCACGGCTTTACTTTTAGTTATACTTCCATTTTTGGTGTCGGCTGTGCTGGGCAACTATTCGCCCTATGTTGATGGGAATAGTTTTCAGAATTATATACTAATTTGGATAGTTATTTCAATTGGAATTGTTTCGATTGCATTACTACTATTTAACTATTTTCATCAATCATTCGAAAAAATACCAGTTGGCGGAATGTTGCTTTTTTTGTTAGTATGGCCAATTATTGGTATATATGGTTTAGCTTCCGCACCTGACCTCAGCGTTAAAATGCTTGAACACCCCGAACGGGAACATTTAAGGTATAGTTTACTTTTTTTAGCATTAATACTCTTTGGATGTTTTGCCTTGTTCCTGTTTAGTAGTAATTCATTGAAAATAAAAAAAACGACCAGATGGATAATGACCGTGATTTTTATCATCGCCATCGCAGAATATACATGGGAATTCACTCATCACTACTTATATCCGGAAGGGTTGAAGGAATGGGTAAGTCAGGGTAAAAATCCTGAAGAATTTGGCAAAAATTATGATAATTTCAATATGATTACAATTGGCGTGATTGGGCGGTATGTTCAATTCATATTAGTAATATGGCTTTCATTACATTTGTACAAGTTGCAACAAATCAAAATCTGGAGTCCAATCATAAATACAATGTTCAGTTTAGTGGGAATTGTCTCAGCAACACTAATCTTCATTACTGAAATGAACCTTCCGAAGGGATTTGAATTTTTATTCCTATTCTTTATTCCGGGAATTCCGTTTTTTCTATTATATTGGTTAGGGATTGCGCTATTGACAAAGCTCAAGAAACGAGATATTACAGCCTGAAAAATCACAATACAGAACAATTTATTGTTTAATTATAAATACCATATAAATACGCTTTGTCCACAAAATTCCTTCGATAATTGAACGGCTATCATTGCCAATGACTACTTAATGCGTTCACGAAAAGTTTGCTTTTAAGCGAATTTTCGCCCGTGAAAGTAGATGATAAACCTTCGTTACGTATTAACAACCAGTTGGAGAGGAGCCCCCTGGCAAGGCTCCGACCGTACCCGAAGTTGGGCCACTATGGCATCAGCCCGTTGCTGCATGCTAGTCTGACCAGTTCGCAGACTTAACAGGGTTTGATCAAACCCTTTTCCGTTGTCGCCAATCAGAACTCTGAGCTGCTCCTGCTTATACTCGAACCCTAAGCTCCTCACGAGCATACCGAAGCCAGTTAAGCGGCCAGTTCATTTTAGGGTTTTTAACTCATCCTGTAGCTGAATCAGAATACCTTGCTGTTGCCAGTTCACAGGTACGACTAAGGCAGTCGGAGCAGTTTGAGCCAGCATCCAAACCGGACTGAGAAGCAGAAAAAGTAGTTTAACGCAGGATGTACGGCAAAAAAATCATAGAACTACGTAGTTAAAGGCCAATCAGTCCCAGTGAAGGGATTCTAATTTGCCAACCAGAAGTAGATTGCTGAGATACCAGCCATTTTCGGCGTAGCGACTGGGGTCGTCTATTTTGATGTTCCGTTTCTGTAGGATAGCTGCCTTGTCGAATGCCCTTCCGGTTACGCGTACAGTTACTTCATGATCCGTATCGCTTAAACCATCCAGATAAAAACTAAACTTTCGGTAATAGTGACAGTACTGATCGAATCGTTGGACTTCTCGCTTCTCGCCATCGAGCGTCACTTCCAGAATCCCCGATCCCGGCCCAACTATATCATAAAAGCCAAGCGTAGTTCCCTTAAATCTGACACGTAGTAAGGCATCCGGTGAAGTTGCTT
This window harbors:
- a CDS encoding hybrid sensor histidine kinase/response regulator transcription factor — translated: MTLILLIVSLLLSIVSTSEAQNFYFNALTSEHGLSHNSVFSIKQDHKGFIWFGTRAGISRYDSQRLKNYPLNDTDPSAEGARVNCLYTVGHELWVGTATGLFRYLFDKDEFVPVSLGKKSVNVLGIQRVSTGDLWIGSQDGIYILSERGLVRQILPGQLVHDICEFRKGSFLILHNNTPCIINSTGETIITLPIDGDNHRKSHTLRNHKLFKDRRGAIWLSTENDLLQLDENAMIFRSLEWFSRLVRGRVRIIRTVVEDLAGNVWIGSEAGIIMVDSQRQTARSYDKSFTASPYGLTDRAVYSSFVSRDGIVWLGTYFGGVNYTKPIGISFEHLFPATDGQTIAGKAISQLAIDGQDRLWVGTEDGGISIQDRVTGRYTYHNRANGLSDNNIHAILIDKSGVAWVGTFLGGLNRIDPVTGKKKVFLHNPDDPTSLASNYVNALHRDRTGQLWVGTTRGLNILDEKTGTFRLFKPQELGTRFVVDLLGDTSGRIWIATSFSGVYQYDPKLDQLTHYDVSNTPVLQSNQIMSVYQDSDHNIWFGSLNGGACQWSYRQKKFINHPVQAYLSTQTVYETLEDNNGTYWFSTNSGLLSFNPKKNTHRVFDGSNGLEATQFNFKSALKDRQGNLYFGSVDGLCYFNPDSIAKRVFDPPVYFTDLKLFNKEVRADGELMLTKRLDETKELVFNYEQNVITFDFVAINYFSKQTNYYTYYLEGFEETWGPKTTVNSQTYTNLSPGTYTFHVRSYQSNGDLSPTERTLQLVVKPPFWRTTFAYLFYGLLGIGLLVLYRRVITYLNRQKMAVQMERVEREKSRELNQQKLNFFTFLSNEFKTPITLIIAEIDELIQNNQAWRADSATNYSIIKNNARRLQALIDQITELRKTGHEIQKIHLVDADIIAFIKETLKGFDPLLRARQIYKRLTFSPPYLMASFDAGKLEMIIGNVYFYLIDQLAEGDELNFDVEIVKTSDQATAELQLTFTFNGQPGLLKSLETSYQYAGNSEEIFAQNNSLSIGILLTFSLLKMLSGRVIFSDMDDWGRISLQIPIRKTPVSKATANSKIEHSISRHIVDSPEVNLGRDGDLFSFPVEDSLLNDKPNLLIIERSKELAQFLKRHYGETYRISVATTFNEALKKAESRLPEIILCDSNMLDKEFKSICLVLKSNPQTQHIPIILLLENEEDKTIIEGLNSGAEGYISKPFSLKEMDLMITNQLKTVSLLKTKLTGSLAGSLLSSLPRHNKDQEFVLRFASLINQQYKNKDVTADVLAQQMKCSRSQLHMKLKTLTGLSTKEYLNDYRLMLARELLESGTSVTEAAFEVGFSDPNYFGRAFKNKFGITPSKIY
- a CDS encoding ABC transporter permease — translated: MLLNYLKIAQRIFRKDSTFTLINVVGLAAGLAVALLIIQYVRFELSYENTNPLANRIVRLTMDYMNGGAVDAQDAETYPQIGPRANQEMAQVVNYTRVYSIIKPSMTVQIGKEYQAVEKVLAVDSSFFSLFNYPLLRGSRKDLFTKPRQAVLTKSMALTYFNTLDVLGKTMKVPKPEGNMLLEIVGVVADSPANTHLKFDMLFSYPTLRSDFGQQEDDWSSNNVFTYLQLAENTSYDRFTKSLAAFSDRLLTEKKITSERVIGQKISEIHLYSHKTYENEPNGEARSVYVLLGVAFLVLLSALVNYVNLTTAKALDRAREMGLRKVVGSTQSQIRMQIFIETILINIIASGLAVGLVAGFQSVFVQVAGLPEGFSVMGDVFFWESAGAFLLLSVILSGFYPAFVLSSYDPVKVLKGNFSRSTKGTLLRKSLVVFQFTITLILLVQTFAVYQQVSFLREQNLGLTIDHTLVVKAPASNNARQEYGAFRQMLLAQSQVKSVSVSGAVPGLESSLMNTTTGINLSDAVKKTNYNYYMAKIDTSFFELMGIRLLAGKNFDATTRPGFSDTTNRQLIVNEETIRLWGIPTPEQAIGKRVDLWGHQATIRGVVRNYHYESPKAAHIPIIHMYSPSFDSFASVKFAGGNAKEQLATLKQVYEANFPHTPFSYFFMDSEYDKQYKADDRFQQVFGALTGLAILISCLGLFGLATFTVSKRTKEIGIRKVIGASTMNLMLLLSTDFIRTVLLSILIGLPITYLLVKNWLANYAARIELSGWLFAWPALLVLLLVLVSIGSRTVATALMNPVKSLRSE
- a CDS encoding SMP-30/gluconolactonase/LRE family protein; the encoded protein is MNKSSTLRFLFVLSATWLTACEDHSQSPNAPFPERINFVADRQYPEGIAYSSQLAKFLVTSIPLGKVGTVDTDGRYEDLLTDPGFIAAIGMKVADGRVFVCNSDQGRSVRSTPSTTRQTAELLVFNLATRQLERRTDLDALLPAADPNFANDVTIAPDGTAYVTDSFSPVIYKVTGAGAASILVRDDVRFASLTFGLNGIAYHPNGFLIVANTGQGKLFKVDLQNGNAITEVSGTGSLPGDGLTFLNNDLYVVTGGNRVAQLRSTDNWQSATILKYDASGYTGATTSVAVNGQLYTLNARIGEVGDARDFSIQRFR